A region from the Solibacillus sp. FSL H8-0523 genome encodes:
- a CDS encoding PadR family transcriptional regulator: protein MSNLLQSLITELRRGTLILAVLSQLRTPQYGYSLVQLLEQSGVTIDQSTLYPLLRRLEKQELVTSSWDTTETRPRKYYVLSDYGLEIFLQLKKEWLSNSKELYSLIGDDEEDGING from the coding sequence ATGAGTAATTTATTGCAATCCTTAATTACGGAGCTTCGGAGGGGAACGCTAATATTAGCGGTATTAAGCCAGCTTAGGACGCCTCAGTATGGCTATTCGCTTGTGCAGCTGTTAGAACAGTCAGGCGTCACAATCGACCAAAGTACGCTTTATCCACTTTTGCGACGCTTAGAAAAGCAAGAACTTGTAACGAGTAGTTGGGATACAACGGAAACAAGACCGCGAAAATATTATGTGCTTAGTGATTATGGCTTAGAAATTTTTCTGCAATTGAAAAAGGAATGGCTTAGCAATTCGAAGGAACTTTATTCTTTAATAGGAGATGATGAGGAAGATGGCATTAACGGATAG
- a CDS encoding GlpM family protein encodes MFYVIQFIIGGTVMLLASWLSRSNLHYLSAIITLLPILTLLNMRLQMKAMTDETFHVVQQNAIFGAIGMVLFTSLVFYFSSMWKPGQAVLCALAIYAVFMVIGKPIMTMLQH; translated from the coding sequence GTGTTTTATGTCATTCAATTTATTATTGGCGGTACGGTCATGTTACTTGCTTCGTGGCTAAGCCGTTCAAATCTTCATTATTTATCGGCCATTATTACCTTATTGCCTATTTTGACGCTTCTCAATATGCGCTTGCAAATGAAGGCGATGACCGATGAAACGTTTCATGTTGTGCAGCAAAATGCGATTTTCGGGGCAATTGGAATGGTGCTGTTTACGAGTCTCGTTTTCTATTTCTCAAGTATGTGGAAACCGGGACAAGCCGTCCTATGTGCATTGGCGATTTATGCGGTGTTTATGGTGATTGGAAAACCGATTATGACGATGCTACAGCATTAA
- the yidC gene encoding membrane protein insertase YidC, translating to MKKLQLSLLLLSTTILLAGCESVENKEGFFYSTFVKPMNWALDTLGNAFDGSYGLAIIAITLIIRLVLLPFMLKSYKSQSEMKVKMDKVRPQMTDIQARMKAASTQEEKMEVQQEMMALYKENNLNPLNMGCLPMLIQMPIVMGLYFAILYSTEIKTHSFLWFDLGSTDIIMTAIAGIIYFIQAKVSLQTVPEQQKAQMKLMIYISPIMIVFISLSSMAALPLYWAVGGAFLIVQTYIGRKLYPPAPVTQEKE from the coding sequence ATGAAAAAATTACAACTCAGCTTACTCTTACTAAGCACAACTATTTTATTAGCCGGCTGTGAATCCGTTGAAAACAAAGAAGGCTTCTTCTATTCAACATTCGTTAAGCCAATGAACTGGGCACTTGATACACTAGGTAATGCCTTTGACGGTAGCTACGGTTTAGCCATTATCGCGATTACATTAATTATTCGTCTCGTATTACTACCATTTATGTTGAAATCCTATAAGAGTCAATCAGAAATGAAAGTAAAGATGGACAAGGTACGTCCGCAAATGACTGATATTCAGGCGCGTATGAAGGCAGCATCTACACAAGAAGAGAAAATGGAAGTTCAGCAAGAAATGATGGCCTTATACAAAGAGAATAATTTAAATCCTCTTAATATGGGCTGCTTGCCAATGCTGATTCAAATGCCAATCGTCATGGGCTTATACTTTGCGATTTTATATTCGACAGAAATCAAAACGCACTCATTCCTATGGTTTGACCTCGGTTCAACGGATATTATCATGACTGCAATTGCGGGGATTATTTACTTCATCCAAGCAAAAGTGTCATTGCAAACCGTTCCGGAACAGCAAAAGGCACAGATGAAATTAATGATTTACATTTCACCAATTATGATCGTGTTCATTTCACTGTCATCGATGGCTGCATTGCCACTTTACTGGGCAGTCGGCGGGGCATTCTTAATCGTTCAAACCTATATTGGACGTAAATTATATCCACCCGCACCAGTCACACAAGAAAAAGAATAA
- a CDS encoding NADPH-dependent FMN reductase translates to MTVNIGIIIGSTREGRVSPQVAQWVKDVADKRGDANYTIIDIAEYNLPFLGTADAPGAADWSKAVAAQDGFVFIVQEYNHSITGALKNALDYLRAEWNNKAAGIVSYGSVGGARAAEHLRGILGELLVADVRVHPALSLFTDFENGTKFTPKDVQADSVNQMLDQVISWSTALKTIR, encoded by the coding sequence ATGACAGTAAATATTGGAATTATAATCGGATCAACACGTGAAGGGCGCGTATCACCACAGGTAGCACAGTGGGTGAAGGACGTCGCGGACAAGCGCGGTGATGCGAACTATACAATTATCGACATCGCAGAGTACAACTTACCATTTTTAGGGACAGCCGATGCACCAGGCGCGGCGGATTGGTCAAAAGCAGTAGCAGCACAAGACGGTTTCGTATTTATCGTACAAGAATATAACCACTCGATTACAGGTGCACTGAAAAATGCACTCGATTATTTACGCGCTGAGTGGAACAACAAAGCAGCGGGCATCGTATCGTACGGTTCAGTTGGCGGCGCACGTGCAGCCGAACATTTACGCGGCATTTTAGGGGAACTATTAGTCGCTGATGTGCGTGTACACCCAGCATTATCATTATTCACAGATTTCGAAAACGGCACAAAATTTACACCAAAAGACGTGCAAGCGGATTCAGTGAACCAAATGTTAGATCAAGTTATTTCTTGGTCAACGGCGTTAAAAACAATTCGTTAA
- a CDS encoding nitroreductase family protein, whose amino-acid sequence MDFEQLVNSRHSAVNFEKDFKMTEADFEKIFNLTKTAPSAYNLQFTNYLVVMDEDKKERVRALNYDQYKIHTASAAIIVMGNRNAIEMENVEKVYGPLKMLKMMDDQDYDMTMDLIKGYGDGLKANQAVKEELLRNAGIHAMQFMLAAKHYGFDTCPMHIHNIDEVKKEFNIPAHLEPMMLITIGKSVDKTRPRGYRKPVGEFVQFNSF is encoded by the coding sequence ATGGACTTTGAACAACTAGTCAATTCACGTCATTCTGCAGTTAACTTTGAAAAGGACTTCAAAATGACAGAAGCAGATTTCGAAAAAATTTTTAACCTAACAAAAACAGCGCCAAGTGCCTACAACCTGCAATTTACGAATTATTTAGTCGTGATGGATGAGGACAAAAAAGAGCGTGTACGCGCATTAAACTATGATCAATACAAAATTCATACAGCAAGCGCGGCAATCATTGTGATGGGCAATCGTAACGCCATTGAAATGGAAAACGTCGAGAAAGTATACGGCCCGCTGAAAATGTTGAAAATGATGGATGACCAAGACTACGACATGACTATGGATTTAATTAAAGGCTATGGAGATGGCTTAAAAGCAAATCAAGCCGTAAAAGAGGAACTGCTTCGTAACGCAGGGATTCATGCGATGCAATTTATGCTAGCAGCGAAGCATTACGGTTTTGATACATGTCCGATGCATATTCATAACATCGATGAAGTGAAAAAGGAATTCAATATCCCAGCCCATTTAGAGCCAATGATGCTTATTACAATTGGGAAAAGTGTAGATAAAACACGCCCGCGTGGCTACCGTAAGCCTGTTGGGGAATTTGTACAATTTAATAGTTTCTAA